A single Arachidicoccus sp. BS20 DNA region contains:
- a CDS encoding outer membrane beta-barrel family protein, translating to MKYFFSLVTGLFFTTLSFAQQAGNNHQFSKFPQQKNGIISGIVLDSATKQPVESATVFVFTEVKDSASGSTKKLLAGNAVSKKDGKFEISNLTSPAKLNIQISVVGKETFERTVVLTRANNEQNIGNILLQSTEGNLKTVVVNGTATKPFFEMGTDRKIFNVSQSLVSTGQTAQEVMAQIPSVNVDIDGNVTVRGAAPQIYVDGMPTQLTLDQIPSDLIDKVELITNPSAKFDASTGGGGIINIVLKKNNTTGYNGGLNAGSDTRGSYNFGGDLNVRMGKWNIFATANHRSRNSKQTSHSERDFYDNGMPTGNSIYQRSDDNKNTGSFTFANLGAKYSFNKSNNVTLSGNYVKGTFDGNNPQLIDSIFADEPEVYGNLLSKSSFGFKNFQGDFKYQHNFSKDGDHNILFDVNYSHATSHNFTSTTSSTFTDPDFQNQYLPDVLRNITGNGPHKNLVFQADYANPITKNTKLEAGIRGQIEQVASTSLQYTDSTGTATNLISDEYLDPLASSKYSYKNQVYAAYGIFSSKVGEKLSYELGMRVESSNYKGTQYTIPANVATPFKVKYGAELFPSAFATYNLTDKQNLQANYSRKVNRPNFFQLLPVYNYSDPYNIQVGNPDLKPEFTSMYELSYDNSYGNRSNFMASAYYRHSSDLIVSYQYKQGDTFLNTYANAASSQTYGLELTDMMTIAKIWDMNANFNLFNSLIKNIDSTGGGQNQRVSWFAKMNNNIKLPAGFTFELSGQYNAKTVLPNNSGNGHGWGNSNIGTAQGYIASHFDVDAAIKKDWKWGKGNTLSFTAAISDIFATNKTESYSVTSYMVQNNYRLRQPRVVRFTLSYRFGKLDTNLFKKRNNQQPQDNGGDDGGFMGI from the coding sequence ATGAAGTATTTTTTCTCATTGGTTACAGGATTATTTTTTACGACTCTTTCATTCGCACAACAGGCTGGTAACAATCATCAGTTTTCAAAATTCCCACAGCAAAAAAACGGTATAATTTCCGGTATAGTGCTTGATTCCGCCACAAAACAACCGGTTGAAAGTGCAACTGTTTTTGTTTTTACAGAAGTCAAAGACAGCGCCAGCGGTTCAACAAAAAAATTATTGGCAGGCAATGCTGTTTCTAAAAAAGACGGGAAATTTGAAATCAGCAATCTAACCTCTCCGGCAAAACTCAACATCCAGATTTCGGTAGTAGGAAAAGAAACGTTTGAAAGAACCGTTGTGCTTACCCGCGCAAATAACGAACAAAATATCGGCAATATTCTTTTACAATCTACCGAAGGAAATCTTAAGACCGTTGTCGTAAACGGAACTGCGACCAAACCCTTTTTTGAAATGGGAACGGACAGAAAAATATTCAACGTAAGCCAAAGCTTAGTAAGCACCGGACAAACGGCGCAGGAAGTAATGGCGCAAATTCCATCTGTAAACGTGGACATCGACGGGAATGTAACGGTGCGCGGCGCAGCTCCTCAAATCTATGTGGACGGGATGCCTACACAACTTACGCTTGACCAAATTCCTTCGGACCTGATTGACAAAGTGGAGTTGATTACAAATCCGTCTGCAAAATTTGACGCATCAACAGGCGGCGGCGGAATCATCAATATTGTTTTAAAGAAAAACAATACTACAGGCTATAACGGTGGACTAAACGCCGGTTCGGACACGCGCGGTTCTTATAATTTTGGCGGCGACCTTAATGTACGCATGGGCAAATGGAACATTTTCGCCACTGCAAACCATAGGTCAAGAAATTCCAAACAAACCAGCCATTCCGAAAGAGATTTTTATGATAATGGTATGCCAACAGGCAATTCCATTTATCAGCGCAGCGACGACAATAAAAATACCGGTTCGTTTACATTTGCCAATCTCGGAGCGAAATACAGCTTCAATAAAAGTAATAATGTAACGCTTTCCGGCAATTATGTAAAAGGTACTTTCGATGGAAATAATCCTCAATTAATCGACTCTATCTTCGCAGATGAACCGGAAGTTTACGGCAATTTATTATCAAAATCGAGCTTTGGGTTTAAAAACTTCCAAGGCGACTTCAAATATCAGCACAATTTTTCAAAAGACGGCGACCACAACATTTTGTTTGATGTGAATTATAGTCATGCGACATCGCATAATTTTACATCCACAACCAGCAGCACTTTTACCGACCCGGATTTTCAAAATCAATACCTGCCCGACGTATTGCGTAACATTACAGGAAACGGTCCGCACAAAAACCTTGTATTTCAGGCAGATTATGCAAATCCTATTACAAAAAACACAAAACTTGAAGCAGGCATACGCGGGCAAATAGAACAAGTCGCCAGCACGTCGTTACAATACACCGATTCTACCGGAACGGCAACAAATCTTATATCGGACGAATATTTAGACCCACTCGCATCGAGCAAATATTCTTACAAAAATCAGGTGTATGCGGCTTACGGAATTTTCTCTTCAAAAGTGGGCGAAAAACTTTCTTATGAACTGGGAATGCGCGTGGAAAGCTCCAATTATAAAGGCACGCAATATACCATTCCGGCAAATGTAGCTACGCCGTTTAAAGTAAAATACGGCGCAGAACTTTTCCCAAGTGCATTTGCTACTTACAACTTGACCGACAAGCAGAATTTACAGGCTAATTATTCAAGAAAAGTAAACCGCCCCAACTTCTTCCAGTTGCTACCGGTGTACAACTATTCCGACCCGTACAATATTCAGGTAGGTAATCCGGATTTGAAGCCGGAGTTTACCAGTATGTATGAATTGTCTTACGACAACAGCTATGGCAACAGAAGTAACTTTATGGCAAGTGCTTATTATCGTCATTCTTCCGACTTAATTGTGTCTTACCAATACAAACAAGGCGATACATTCCTCAACACTTATGCCAATGCTGCAAGCAGCCAGACTTACGGATTGGAACTGACAGACATGATGACCATTGCCAAAATTTGGGATATGAATGCCAACTTTAATCTGTTTAATTCTCTCATTAAGAACATCGACTCTACAGGCGGCGGGCAAAATCAACGTGTGAGCTGGTTTGCAAAAATGAACAACAATATCAAATTGCCGGCAGGTTTTACATTTGAATTAAGCGGGCAATACAACGCAAAAACCGTTTTACCGAATAACAGCGGAAATGGTCATGGCTGGGGCAACAGCAATATTGGAACGGCACAAGGCTACATTGCATCCCATTTCGACGTAGATGCAGCTATTAAAAAAGATTGGAAATGGGGCAAAGGCAACACACTTTCTTTCACAGCAGCCATCAGCGATATTTTTGCGACGAACAAAACAGAAAGCTATTCTGTTACTTCTTACATGGTACAAAATAATTACAGGTTGCGCCAGCCAAGAGTTGTACGCTTTACACTCAGCTATCGTTTTGGCAAGCTGGATACCAATCTGTTTAAAAAGAGAAATAATCAGCAACCGCAGGACAACGGCGGCGATGACGGCGGATTTATGGGCATTTAA
- a CDS encoding O-methyltransferase, with product MYSKYQLTKKYLHYLLYASNGKGHGIHSPFVFDFVTKVLNDKKNYRCYKEIETLRSSLLKDETVLKIEDFGAGSRVNATNERKISAVAKSALKPKKFGRLLYRMVQHYQPKTILELGTCFGITTSYLSNGNAGAQVSTMEGAAQIAAVAKKDFEKLSLKNIELIEGNFDETLPEFIQQFQAKNKTIDFAFIDGNHRYEPTVRYFHSLLEIINENSILIFDDIHWSEEMENAWKEIIAHEAITLSIDLFFIGIVFFRKEFKAKQDFEIKFL from the coding sequence ATGTACTCAAAGTATCAGCTGACGAAAAAATACCTGCATTATCTTTTATATGCATCCAACGGCAAAGGACACGGAATACACTCTCCGTTTGTATTTGACTTTGTTACAAAAGTATTGAACGACAAAAAAAATTATCGTTGCTATAAAGAAATTGAAACACTGCGTTCCTCGTTATTGAAAGATGAAACAGTTTTGAAAATTGAAGATTTTGGTGCCGGTTCGCGCGTAAATGCTACCAACGAAAGAAAAATTTCAGCCGTCGCAAAATCTGCGCTAAAGCCAAAAAAATTCGGAAGATTATTGTACAGGATGGTGCAGCATTACCAGCCAAAAACTATTCTTGAACTGGGAACCTGCTTTGGCATTACAACGTCATACCTATCCAATGGAAATGCAGGTGCACAGGTGTCCACAATGGAAGGAGCGGCGCAAATTGCAGCTGTCGCAAAGAAAGATTTTGAAAAATTATCGCTGAAAAATATTGAATTGATTGAAGGGAATTTTGATGAAACTTTACCCGAATTTATTCAACAATTTCAGGCAAAAAATAAAACGATTGACTTTGCCTTTATCGATGGAAACCACCGTTACGAGCCGACTGTACGCTATTTTCATTCTTTGCTTGAAATAATAAACGAAAACTCCATTTTAATTTTTGATGATATTCACTGGAGCGAAGAAATGGAGAATGCGTGGAAAGAAATTATTGCACATGAAGCGATAACCCTAAGCATCGATTTATTTTTTATCGGTATTGTTTTCTTTCGGAAAGAATTTAAAGCGAAGCAGGACTTTGAGATAAAGTTTTTGTGA
- a CDS encoding TetR/AcrR family transcriptional regulator, whose translation MEGGNYSKRRIHLLDAAEEIFASHGYKSSSIRQIATGAGLSVAMVSYYFESKENLLLAVILRRLDEYELKITDAVKSSGNIYQQLFIFINLSMELISEHRQFFRFLLNGLNNESPKEAVSIIKTFFRSNYTILERIINTGVKEKRLKIVDAELSSYVIFNALIRIVAENECGAQQSEVQKKNRIRRFFMCYFLDSAN comes from the coding sequence ATGGAAGGAGGCAATTACAGCAAAAGACGGATACATTTATTAGACGCTGCGGAAGAAATATTTGCATCTCACGGATATAAATCATCATCTATAAGGCAGATTGCAACGGGCGCAGGACTAAGTGTTGCTATGGTTAGCTATTATTTTGAATCTAAGGAAAATCTTTTACTTGCGGTCATTTTGCGGAGACTGGATGAATATGAGTTGAAGATTACAGATGCAGTAAAATCTTCCGGCAATATTTATCAGCAATTGTTCATATTTATAAATCTCAGTATGGAACTTATTTCGGAACACCGGCAATTTTTTCGTTTTTTGTTGAATGGACTTAACAACGAATCGCCAAAAGAAGCCGTAAGTATTATCAAAACATTTTTTCGTTCAAATTACACAATACTTGAAAGAATTATTAACACGGGCGTTAAAGAAAAAAGACTTAAAATTGTAGATGCTGAACTGAGCAGCTATGTTATTTTTAATGCACTTATACGTATAGTTGCGGAAAATGAATGTGGCGCGCAACAATCCGAAGTTCAAAAAAAGAACCGAATTAGACGTTTCTTTATGTGTTACTTTTTAGACTCGGCAAATTGA
- a CDS encoding LamB/YcsF family protein, which yields MCIDVNCNIGKGFEGNAGFVPYVSSVNICCINHAKNERMICDAVTASIQCNAVPGALIMCETGGKRQICRFEGEYIYQMVYEQLSIVQSYLASYGAAIHHAKLSGHLYRVSAQNSYVALCIAKAIKDFDNQISVYGIAESWLTMQARKLHLNVCNEVYTDIFSCEKSRMAKDKNAFVKQLKDWGKRCNTFCSLQNPDVKIDSIAIDRYY from the coding sequence ATGTGTATTGATGTTAATTGCAATATTGGTAAAGGTTTTGAAGGCAACGCCGGTTTCGTGCCTTATGTAAGCTCTGTGAATATATGCTGTATAAATCATGCAAAAAATGAACGCATGATATGTGATGCTGTTACTGCATCTATTCAGTGCAATGCAGTGCCCGGAGCGCTTATTATGTGCGAAACGGGAGGTAAGAGACAAATATGCAGATTTGAAGGCGAATATATTTATCAAATGGTATATGAGCAATTGAGTATTGTCCAAAGTTACCTTGCTTCCTACGGAGCAGCCATTCATCATGCGAAGTTATCCGGACACTTGTATCGTGTTTCGGCGCAAAATTCTTACGTTGCTTTATGTATTGCCAAAGCCATTAAAGATTTTGATAACCAAATAAGTGTATATGGAATAGCAGAGAGTTGGTTAACAATGCAGGCGAGAAAACTACACCTGAATGTATGCAATGAAGTTTATACAGATATTTTCAGCTGTGAGAAAAGCCGCATGGCTAAAGATAAAAACGCATTTGTTAAGCAATTGAAAGATTGGGGAAAGCGGTGCAATACCTTTTGTTCCTTACAAAACCCCGATGTGAAAATTGATTCCATAGCAATTGACAGGTATTATTGA
- a CDS encoding TolC family protein, with product MNKHIIQYIAAFIVIVGFFSCATRHYERPSLDMPDNYRSTDSISTDYIAMNDSGIATVPYKSFFDNKELVTLIDSGIARNYDLQTAIKQIAYSQEALKQAKLGNIPTVSFTAANASITRSSDNSLNGSLASQFLGKSYVTDYTSYLGISWEADIWGKIKNRKSAALAAYLQTEEAKKAVQTQLVASIAQGYYNLLLLDEQQRITENSIRLYDSTIQMTKVLQESGSVNELAVQQQEAAREAAKATLPQIEQQIAVQENALKVLTGDNPGKISRGNSLEMLHPADALSTGYPANIVSNRPDVKQAELGIVQALGLENVAHASMYPSLNISAQGGLDAVDFKNWFNIPGSLFGAALGGITAPVFQGRQLKTQYRQAKISTDIAELQFKKSVQTALQEVSNALVETDKLKSRETYLQNQVTLLTGAVANARLLFANGQSNYLDVLTAQGNLLQARLTLAAVKSQRLDADVTLYQALGGGWK from the coding sequence ATGAATAAACATATCATCCAATATATTGCAGCATTCATTGTAATAGTAGGGTTTTTCTCTTGTGCAACAAGGCATTATGAACGTCCGTCGTTAGATATGCCGGACAATTACAGAAGCACAGACAGCATATCCACAGATTATATTGCCATGAATGATTCCGGCATTGCTACTGTTCCTTATAAATCTTTTTTCGATAATAAGGAATTGGTTACGCTGATTGATAGCGGCATTGCGCGCAATTACGATTTGCAAACAGCAATTAAACAAATAGCTTATTCACAGGAAGCTCTCAAACAGGCAAAGCTCGGAAACATACCGACCGTAAGCTTTACTGCTGCAAATGCAAGCATTACGCGCTCTTCCGACAACAGTCTTAACGGTTCGCTGGCGAGCCAGTTTTTGGGAAAAAGTTACGTTACCGATTATACTTCATATCTCGGCATCAGCTGGGAAGCAGATATTTGGGGAAAAATAAAAAACAGGAAAAGTGCGGCATTAGCCGCTTATCTGCAAACGGAAGAAGCAAAAAAAGCCGTGCAGACACAATTGGTTGCTTCCATAGCACAGGGATATTACAATTTGCTGTTGCTGGACGAGCAGCAGCGTATTACGGAAAACAGCATTCGTTTATACGACAGTACCATACAAATGACAAAGGTGCTTCAGGAATCGGGCAGTGTAAATGAGCTTGCTGTTCAACAGCAGGAAGCTGCGCGGGAAGCCGCCAAAGCTACGCTTCCGCAAATTGAACAGCAGATTGCTGTTCAGGAAAATGCGTTGAAAGTTTTAACCGGCGATAATCCCGGAAAAATCAGCAGGGGAAATTCGCTTGAAATGCTGCATCCCGCAGATGCATTGTCAACAGGTTATCCCGCAAATATTGTGAGTAACCGTCCCGATGTGAAGCAGGCGGAGCTTGGAATTGTACAAGCTTTAGGCTTGGAAAATGTGGCGCACGCAAGTATGTATCCGTCTCTCAATATATCTGCGCAAGGCGGGCTGGATGCTGTTGATTTTAAAAACTGGTTCAACATTCCCGGTTCTTTGTTTGGCGCGGCGTTGGGCGGTATTACGGCGCCTGTATTTCAGGGCAGGCAATTGAAAACACAATACCGGCAGGCAAAGATTTCAACAGACATTGCCGAACTACAATTCAAAAAATCGGTACAAACTGCTTTGCAGGAAGTGTCCAACGCTTTAGTCGAAACCGATAAGCTGAAAAGCCGTGAAACTTATCTGCAAAATCAGGTAACGCTGTTAACGGGCGCAGTGGCGAATGCGCGACTGCTGTTTGCCAATGGTCAAAGCAATTATTTAGATGTACTTACAGCGCAAGGCAACTTGTTGCAGGCTCGTTTGACACTTGCAGCAGTAAAAAGCCAACGGCTGGATGCAGATGTAACATTGTACCAGGCTTTAGGCGGCGGCTGGAAATGA